From Erigeron canadensis isolate Cc75 chromosome 5, C_canadensis_v1, whole genome shotgun sequence:
tacgtcacgtatatataattatacaatattatgtaGTATATACAAATGTCCAGActtttacgagtcgagtcaTGTTTCGAGTCCCGAGTAAAAAATCAGGTTTTCGAGTCGAGTCTAAAGTTACGAGTTGACAACTATGAACCTgattaatagaaaaaataaaataaatctcaATAGGACAATTGTAGATTTGTAGTAAAAACATCAccttaaatgaataaaaaagagtAAGCAAAGTCACTATTTTATTATGGGAAGTGATAATTGTACCACcacaattaatatatttactaCATATAAGCAATCCTGACTTGTACTATATGCAAAACAACTTATACCTTGTGATAAATTTAGTGATTGTGGTGATACAATTATcaattcttctttattataGGTTTTTCAACATTCAATGCATCATGGATTTTGAAAAAGTCAACAAAATTCTtctcaaaaactgaaaaatgtaACAAGAATCTTTTTGTAAATTGAAAATTTCATTTGCAAAAAGAATCttgttactttttttaatttttgaggtGCATTTAATGTATTCTAATATGTGCccttaaaacatattttaaaaaacgtCTTTATTGTTATTTCCTCAATCGATCCAAGGACATTTATTTTTGTGGAGATATGTACCACAACTTTTTTTAATCTACCACACCGTACAACTAGCATAACATACAGTATAAGTATATAATGCGTATCAATTCTCTATTATTTGTACTAGAACCAATCTAATTAATTTAGTACACTCTGGTCTTGCTCGCAAGGGATTCCAGGGGATCACTCGGACAAGGAGAAAACGAAAGGcaaaactaaatttttctacATTAGAGATTTATTGCACATTCTTAATGTAGCTTGATTTTTATTGCatatgttaatgttaattaGAAATCGTTTGATTATTGGAAGATAATCGGTGATGCAACAGTATTATCTACCTAAGTGCTGTTGgagttttttttctaaatagcATTCCGATTAGTCAATGACGTGTCGTCTTctgaaatttatcaaaaatgagTGTGAGAACAATatctatttttctttaattattttattaaaacaataatgatTGTTCAGGACAAGAGTGTAGTATCAATCTTTGGTAAATTTGGGACCAACAGAAACATGTCATGTAGTCATCAAATAATTTAccataaaatatcaaaaagtgTCAGATTGTGAAAGCGTTAGAAAATTTATGTGTCAAACGGCTAAATCTTGTCGAAACacaaaaaatgaaagataaaagGTAAGGGGACCAATGTGGCACAATCGGCTCCACTAGGGCGACGATATTGCCACAAAGTGCTGCAAAAAAGGGTGTAACATGTAAGAGAACCAATGTGTCAAATTAAATCGATAgaaattgatgaaaaaaaatGCTTACACCCTAAATTAATAGAACGGATGCCTGGATCATAGGAATTACTTGattgataatgatatatatatatatatactaggtattttacccgcacgatgtgtgggtttttaaaatgacggtTCAACAAAGTTTTGACCAATATTgtttatttgaatttgaatattaataaaaagaatgtttaaaagtaaattgaAAACCATGTAAAATAAGGAATGTTATCAAAGTTAATAATGCACCGATATACTAAAAGAGAAACAAGATTTAAGAGTTCTTGTAGCTTGGTAACAATATCAACACAGTAATTAGTTAATGACTTAGCTCTAGATATATCGTGGCATAATCTGGACAAAGCGACTCTAGCAAATACATAAAGTACTCGGCaacaaaccaaaacaaaaaaaatccttcctgtaaatgttgaataaaaaagataatgaaattcTGCTAGGtaaatgataatcaaatgtgaaagatatgtatatgtaagaatatttaatttatatgactaaattgaTAAGATATCAAAAAAACTGTTGTTGATGGGGTAATCTCAATCTGTGCAACTATCTAACCTTAACTTCATAAAATTGTTATCATCttcatataaataattatacataatcaaTTCTTATATATAGATTAGTTAGTCGTATTCAAGAGAGTGAGTCGTCTAATAtcacaaaaattaaatacatcaATAGatagatttgttttataaaatccaCATAACAATAAGTGAATTGATTCATTACTTtgataatagtaaaaaaaaaaaattaaaaaaataaacaccaATAACTTTGTGGAGCAAAATCACAATGGCAGCatctatatttacatatatcacCTCCCTCgtaaatatactttttaaaatatatcggatgaaaaataaataaattgtaatTGTATATTTGATATAAGCTTTACCTATTTAATCAAatctatttatctatttaaattaaataaatatatacataaaagtataaagatgtcacataggataaatccaaCGTGACAATGTTTTAAGATGGGTTTAAGATTGAGGAGAGCTTTAGAAGGCTaggtttttgtatatatatatatatatatatatatactaaataaaagataattgtcttttaaaagtatttttagaaaaattgtgatgtgttaagtctacattttttttaaaaaggtctttattttaattatgatgtcataaataatttacaatatttttaacaaaaatagctcactaaatacttatttaaagttcttaatcttttattacaaataaagaaattttttttatattattatgttattaaatttttttataattattatgtttttcaattcatcatctccatatcgatttataattaataacaaaaattacatgcatattttatagttttataattttaattaaaattaaacatcCGGGTTGAATCCGGGTAAATTcgctagttatatatataaaactaggtCTTTTACTCGCACGATGTGtggttatttaaaaatgttgttttagctatatgaatatttataataacttttaacaactatatattatttaggcatgtacatataaatctatattatcattaaatgaaaatttttacatttattgaaatagataaattcaaaatataactcttattatttatgaaaatctttgcatttatataaaaacatacgttatcaaatatacatattaactatcacatattatacttcacgcaatactaatgaacataaaatgaagttaaaatgtaaatataatgtaaaatcataacgatcttttattttttgcaaagtgatatgtgacttattagaatttcatcacactctttcaaagaaaatagttacataaaacttacttcatcaaataataaaattcgtaaaagttgaaaaactttaattagatatagtcagaaaccaaattcaaattataattagattacaaagaacaaacctacgattcaaattacgttgaattcacctaataattgataatagtttttataaaacgtaaaatcaccaccacgaaaaggataaaaaactatattacaatatgatatataatattggttatattggatagtaaaattaagaaataaataatttgaaaaccaaatattttccattttaaaatagattttaaattcatacggtttctattatgatatagaatgtgatttttactattatttttgtaagattttgtttatatatagattttatttttatttaatttaatagttttagataatataactttgtagatttatatattgtaaaaaaatatagagatgccacataggataaagacctatgtagcaatttttaaaaatagctttaaattgtaaAAGACTTAAAAATGttatgataactattgttttaatatttatatagacaGTAGTCTGAGATAGCGTTGAGGACTCGCGAGTTTTGACATTTGTAGCCAATACAAATTGATTAGtgattatatgatataaaaaaaaaacacaaaatgtgCTTAACAGTGAACTTAAACCAATATAAGGCAACGTGAGATCCCAATGCCCCCCGTTcataaattttcataatttgaGTGACAGGTTATCAAAAAAAGAAGGTAATATTATATTTCccttttaatttaaagaagaaggatactctatttttaaatatatagaaCAAAGGACTTTGTTTCATTCAAAGATATAGAAAAAACTGTAACATACAATTCACCTTTCTATTGACCCAAAATAAATGCAATTTAGCTTTTCAAAAACCTTTAACTTCAATACCTTTTTCTTTAAGTTTACTTACAAGTCGTTAGCAACATTTAACCTTAACTTATCAaagctttttattaaattacatcTTTCATTTACTTTATTCTTCtaaataaaaggtaaaatagTCCATTTTTAAAGGGAAAACATGCAAACAAGATAGAACTTTGACCAAAAGAAAATGACTTGACTAAAGCATTACCAGGACTAACATTGTTCATCACAAATTCCAAAGGACTTAATTTGCCATTTTAACTAAACTTGTTTATAGATAGTCAAACATTTAACTacattttttgtatttatataatttacaccTATATCTTTATGGACCTCTATATCTAATCTAAaagtatcatcaatatcaacaaatataacatatcaatatcaattaatatcaatcaaatatatgtatcaaaTATATAGAGAGTAagagttagagagagaaagaaagtgtGTGCGTGTGAAGTGTAGGTATGTGAGAGAGAGGGACACTGAGAAACCGGAATAAGAGGTAAAAATAAGTCGAACGTGATGGTCAATTTccctcaaaacacacacacacacacacacctcccatttacacacacatacagaGCAGTTAAAGATTCTTCAATTCATcaagaaaacttaaaaaagatCTTTGCTTTCTCCACTTTTCTTAATCTTTTCTCAAACCCCACTTCATTCAGCTCATAATCCCAGCTGggttttcattctttttctcGATTATCTCATCATTCCCAGTTCAAGATTTCCTAGAGGTAcagaaagttttgattttttttcgtaaaattttttagggtttttttggTGTGTAAGAATGGAAGAATTGGATTATAAGATGATTGGATCACCAGCATTAAGTGATCAAGGCAAGATGGTGATCAAACTCAAGTTTCCGAAACTCGAAAGAGATATCGAAAACGAGTCGAAAAATGAGGATCAAGATGGAGAAGCaggattgatgatgatgaagaagatgccTAATGTTAGGGTTTGTCAAGAATGTAAAAAAGAGTTCAGCTCAGGAAAAGCATTGGGTGGTCATATGAGGGTACATGCTATTCATCAATCTTCTAAttctactactactactaattttaataataagcAAAACCCTAATAGTAGTaattcttcatcatcaaaaaaggtgaaaaaagaTTTCAAGGTGGCagttaataataagaagaaaccATTAGCAGCTGCAGTAAAAAAGCCTTATTATTTGGATTCAGTAAATAATGAAGGTAAACCCATGTGTTCTCAATGTGGTAAAACTTTTCCATCTATGAAATCTTTATTTGGTCATATGAGATGTCATCCTGAACGTGTTTGGCGTGGCATTTTACCACCTCCTAATATTAATGGACTAATCAAACCAGctgctaataataataataatgtggtGGTTTCTGGTTCATCATCTTCTAATTCTTTATTGAGTatcaataatgataatgatgatgatgagaaaaaaCTGGTTGATTTGACTCAGTTTTTGAGAGGTTGGGGGGTGACTGAAAAGCGCGGTAGGCCGTCTTTAAAACAATTTAATTCGGATGATGATGAGAGTGATGAAGATGAGGATGGTGTTTTGCTTGAAGCAGTTGAGGACTTGATGAGTTTAGCTAAAGGGAATAATGATAATTCTGTTACTACTAAATTTGAGGGGTCAGATAGTAGTACTTTTGTAAATAGGAAAGGTGTGAACTTGGAgcttgaaaatgatgatgatggtgatcaGTTTGATGGATATAAGATGATGAATAGTACTTACAATAATGTTGCATATAAGAGTAATGGTGTATATAAtaagatgaagaaaaggaagaagatgaagctgatgatggaattggaattagaAGAACCACAGATTGTTGGTGATAATGAGTGTAAGTACAAATGCACCACATGTAATAAATGTTTCAATAGTCATCAAGCATTAGGTGGTCATAGGTCAAGTCATAACAAGTCAAACAAGATtattcatgatcatcatcaagATTATTATGAAAGCAATATTGTAGtaatggatgatgatgatgatcagaaAGCAGAATTAGCAGCAATAGCAGCAGCTCATCAGTTTGCTGCAGGtgatcatcatcattattcatCAGTGATCAGTAGTAGTGTAgtagtacatcaatgcaagATTTGTGATAAAGTGTTTCCAACTGGACAAGCATTGGGTGGTCATAAAAGGTGTCACTGGACTGGCTTAACTGAACCAGTTCAAGCTCCATCAAGTCAGATTACATCAGCAGGagaaggtggtggtggtagtcAGTCAGCAAGTGGCTGCAGGAAAGTTCTTGACTTTGATCTCAATGAGATTCCTATTCACATTCCTCTGG
This genomic window contains:
- the LOC122601627 gene encoding zinc finger protein ZAT3-like, with translation MEELDYKMIGSPALSDQGKMVIKLKFPKLERDIENESKNEDQDGEAGLMMMKKMPNVRVCQECKKEFSSGKALGGHMRVHAIHQSSNSTTTTNFNNKQNPNSSNSSSSKKVKKDFKVAVNNKKKPLAAAVKKPYYLDSVNNEGKPMCSQCGKTFPSMKSLFGHMRCHPERVWRGILPPPNINGLIKPAANNNNNKKLVDLTQFLRGWGVTEKRGRPSLKQFNSDDDESDEDEDGVLLEAVEDLMSLAKGNNDNSVTTKFEGSDSSTFVNRKGVNLELENDDDE
- the LOC122601628 gene encoding zinc finger protein ZAT6-like, which gives rise to MELELEEPQIVGDNECKYKCTTCNKCFNSHQALGGHRSSHNKSNKIIHDHHQDYYESNIVVMDDDDDQKAELAAIAAAHHSSVVVHQCKICDKVFPTGQALGGHKRCHWTGLTEPVQAPSSQITSAGEGGGGSQSASGCRKVLDFDLNEIPIHIPLEEDGITIGLGNEYASSSYNSNMG